In Procambarus clarkii isolate CNS0578487 chromosome 36, FALCON_Pclarkii_2.0, whole genome shotgun sequence, one DNA window encodes the following:
- the LOC123756225 gene encoding proteoglycan 4-like — protein sequence MTTSDPVVKTRPDPVVKTTPDPVVKSQDHARPGQDHTRTGHQDHARPGRQESRPGQTLSSRVKTTPDPVVKSQDHARPSRQESRPRQTRSSRVKTTPDPVVKSQDHARPGRQESRPRQTWLSRVKTMLDPVVKTKPDPVVKSQNHTTPDPAVKTTPDPAVKTTPDPAVKTTPDPVVRTTPDPAVKTTPDPAVKTTPDPAVKTTPDPAVKTSPDPAVKIRADPAVKTRADPVVKTTPDPAVKTRADPARPGQDQTRPVRNDRKTWSSQPRPQSLGLRAVSDITHTVPLEASFRLINKSEGLSKATHIDSYQLETSVRVADLKFDQVKSTSQSYIALLNTIETDPDELDQVIADISQGVHLEVTSDMSAEAFILAFRRFAARRSCPKPMISDNGSNFVAGEACLREV from the exons ATGACTACGTCAGACCCAGTCGTCAAGACCAGGCCAGACCCGGTCGTCAAGACTACGCCAGACCCGGTCGTCAAGAGTCAAGACCATGCTAGACCCGGTCAAGACCACACCAGAACCGGTCATCAAGACCACGCCAGACCCGGTCGTCAAGAGTCAAGACCAGGCCAGACCCTGTCGTCAAGAGTCAAGACCACGCCAGACCCGGTCGTCAAGAGTCAAGACCACGCCAGACCCAGTCGTCAAGAGTCAAGACCACGCCAGACCCGGTCGTCAAGAGTCAAGACCACGCCAGACCCGGTCGTCAAGAGTCAAGACCACGCCAGACCCGGTCGTCAAGAATCAAGACCACGCCAGACCTGGTTGTCAAGAGTCAAGACCATGCTAGACCCGGTCGTCAAGACCAAGCCAGACCCGGTGGTCAAGAGTCAAAACCAT ACCACGCCAGACCCGGCCGTTAAAACCACGCCAGACCCGGCCGTTAAGACCACGCCAGACCCGGCCGTTAAGACCACGCCAGACCCCGTCGTCAGGACCACGCCAGACCCGGCCGTTAAGACCACGCCAGACCCGGCCGTTAAGACCACGCCAGACCCGGCCGTTAAGACCACGCCAGACCCGGCCGTTAAGACCTCGCCAGACCCGGCCGTTAAGATCAGGGCAGACCCGGCCGTTAAGACCAGGGCAGACCCGGTCGTCAAGACCACGCCAGACCCGGCCGTTAAGACCAGGGCAGACCCGGCCAGACCCGGACAAGACCAAACCAGGCCTGTTCGTAACGACCGCAAGACCTGGTCGTCTCAGCCCCGCCCACAGTCATTAGGGCTACGGGCTGTTAGTGATATTACGCACACTGTTCCCCTGGAGGCCAGTTTCAG actaattaacaagtctgagggcttatctaaagcaactcacattgattcttatcaattAGAGACATCAgtgagagtggctgatctgaaatttgatcaagttaaatctacaagtcagtcttatattgctctactgaataccatagaaactgatcctgatgaattgGATCAAGTTATAGCAGAtatttccca aggcgtacatttagaagtgacttcagatatgagtgctgaagccttcatcctagCCTTtcgcagatttgcagctcgcagatcttgtcccaaaccaatgatatcggacaatggttccaattttgtggcaggagaagcctgtctgcgagaagtaTGA